From Bacillota bacterium, the proteins below share one genomic window:
- a CDS encoding glycosyltransferase family 4 protein, with amino-acid sequence MKVRVVHISTSPLFLNFLRGLLFDLRERGFEPSVVCSPGELLDRFVRETGVAGFGVEMPRRITPLRDVVALYRLVILLRRLRPHIVHAHTPKGGLLGTTAAWMCRVPVRIYHIRGLPHLTASGVKRLLLHWSEKVACRLAHRVLCVGESMRRIAVEDRLCPPDRIKVLANGSGQGVDAERRFHPGRFTEVERERLQAQLQIPPDATVIGFVGRMVRDKGMQELAHAWQHLREDYSHLHLLLVGDYEEQDPVPAWVQQTFAGDPRVHITGWVSDAAPYYAIMHVLVLPSYREGFPNTPLEAAAMELPVVATRIPGTVDAVEDEVTGLLIPPRDAQALEQAIRRYLDSPALRQQHGKAGRERVLRLFRQEVIWEAWYNEYVALLQQRGILSVEEHAR; translated from the coding sequence ATGAAGGTGCGCGTGGTACATATCTCCACCTCCCCCCTCTTTCTGAACTTCCTGCGCGGTTTGCTGTTTGACCTGCGCGAGCGCGGATTCGAGCCGTCCGTCGTCTGCTCGCCCGGCGAACTACTCGACCGCTTCGTGCGGGAAACGGGAGTGGCGGGATTTGGGGTGGAGATGCCGCGTCGCATCACCCCGCTGCGCGACGTTGTCGCGCTTTACCGGCTGGTCATCCTGCTGCGCCGTCTTCGTCCCCATATCGTGCACGCCCACACGCCGAAGGGAGGCTTGCTGGGAACGACGGCAGCGTGGATGTGCAGAGTCCCTGTACGCATCTACCATATCCGCGGGCTGCCCCATCTCACCGCTTCTGGCGTCAAACGCTTGCTGCTGCACTGGAGCGAAAAGGTAGCGTGCCGACTGGCGCATCGGGTGCTGTGCGTGGGCGAGTCGATGCGGCGCATCGCGGTGGAAGACAGGCTGTGCCCTCCCGACAGGATAAAGGTACTGGCAAACGGCAGCGGGCAAGGGGTAGACGCCGAACGTCGCTTTCACCCCGGACGGTTTACCGAAGTGGAGCGCGAACGGTTGCAGGCTCAGCTGCAGATACCTCCCGACGCGACGGTCATCGGTTTTGTGGGGCGAATGGTGCGCGACAAGGGTATGCAGGAGCTGGCGCACGCGTGGCAGCACCTGCGCGAGGATTACTCTCACCTGCATCTGCTCCTCGTCGGCGATTACGAGGAGCAGGACCCGGTGCCCGCATGGGTACAGCAAACCTTTGCCGGTGACCCGCGCGTCCACATCACAGGCTGGGTCTCAGATGCCGCACCCTACTATGCCATCATGCATGTGCTGGTGCTGCCATCCTATCGGGAAGGTTTCCCCAACACCCCGCTGGAAGCCGCCGCGATGGAGCTGCCAGTGGTAGCCACCCGTATTCCGGGCACTGTGGACGCGGTAGAAGATGAGGTAACCGGTCTGCTGATACCGCCGAGGGATGCTCAGGCACTGGAACAGGCTATCCGTCGCTACCTGGATTCCCCCGCGTTGCGCCAACAGCACGGCAAAGCAGGGCGGGAGCGGGTACTGCGGCTTTTTCGGCAGGAGGTCATCTGGGAGGCGTGGTATAACGAGTACGTGGCTTTGCTCCAGCAACGGGGCATTTTGTCGGTGGAGGAACATGCCCGGTGA
- a CDS encoding glycosyltransferase: MSSKLLIFVITGLAVGGAETQLVRVATRLKQRGWDVRVVTLMPPRAYADVLEQAGIPVTSLGIRDKRPALRPIWRLARIIRDWQPVIVHSHMVHANILTRFTRLLVPVPVLVCSARSIREGGRLREWLYRLTDPLCDLTTHVCEAGAQRYIRERIVPPHKMRVVYNGVDVEQFRPDGQRREQMRRDSQMDNHFVWLAVGRLEAPKDYPTLIRAFARISDVREGTLLWIVGDGPLRRQVDALTRDMGLQLRVRFWGLRADVPNLMNAADAFVMSSSWEGLPNVLLEAQACGLSAVVTGVGGNAEVVIHEKTGFIVPPQNPTALAEAMLRLMDMPGEVRQQMGMLARQRAEQLFSLESVVTQWENLYYELLQTNNRR; this comes from the coding sequence ATGTCGTCTAAGTTGTTGATTTTCGTCATCACCGGCTTAGCGGTCGGCGGGGCGGAGACGCAGCTGGTGCGCGTTGCCACGCGCTTGAAGCAGCGCGGTTGGGACGTGCGGGTGGTCACGCTCATGCCGCCGCGCGCCTATGCGGACGTGCTAGAGCAGGCGGGTATCCCGGTGACCTCACTGGGCATCCGCGACAAACGCCCTGCTTTGCGCCCTATCTGGCGACTGGCGCGAATCATTCGCGACTGGCAGCCTGTTATCGTACACAGCCACATGGTGCACGCAAACATCCTGACGCGCTTCACGCGCCTACTTGTGCCAGTACCCGTGCTGGTATGCAGTGCGCGAAGCATCCGGGAGGGAGGACGCCTGCGTGAGTGGCTGTACCGTCTCACCGACCCCCTCTGCGACCTGACCACCCACGTTTGCGAGGCGGGGGCGCAACGATACATCCGCGAGCGAATCGTCCCGCCGCACAAGATGCGCGTGGTCTATAACGGCGTAGACGTGGAGCAGTTTCGCCCCGACGGACAAAGACGGGAGCAGATGCGTCGGGACTCGCAAATGGACAACCACTTCGTATGGCTGGCGGTGGGACGTCTGGAGGCGCCCAAGGACTATCCAACCCTGATACGCGCCTTCGCACGGATATCCGATGTGAGAGAGGGAACACTTCTGTGGATCGTGGGGGATGGACCGCTGCGGAGACAAGTAGATGCGTTAACGCGCGACATGGGTCTGCAACTGCGAGTGCGTTTCTGGGGACTGCGCGCCGATGTGCCGAACCTGATGAACGCCGCCGACGCCTTTGTGATGTCTTCCAGCTGGGAGGGTCTTCCCAACGTGCTGCTGGAAGCGCAGGCATGTGGGCTGTCAGCCGTGGTGACCGGTGTGGGCGGCAACGCCGAGGTGGTTATCCACGAGAAAACCGGCTTCATCGTGCCGCCGCAGAACCCCACCGCGCTTGCGGAGGCGATGTTGCGTCTGATGGATATGCCGGGCGAGGTGCGTCAACAGATGGGCATGCTGGCGCGTCAACGCGCGGAACAACTGTTCAGTCTGGAGAGCGTCGTTACACAGTGGGAGAACCTCTACTACGAACTGCTGCAGACAAACAACAGGCGATGA